One Leucoraja erinacea ecotype New England chromosome 5, Leri_hhj_1, whole genome shotgun sequence DNA segment encodes these proteins:
- the iah1 gene encoding isoamyl acetate-hydrolyzing esterase 1 homolog isoform X1: protein MAGDGPAWPRILLLGDSITQGSFENGGWGAAIANRLVRKCDVLNRGLSGYNTKWALTVLPKIITRPTDKGIIAAVVVFFGANDSALKDVNPAQHIPLPEYAENLKHIIQYLKSIGICEDKVIMITPPPLDVSAWEKTCIAKGNKLDRCNSVTKEYTQVCVRVATECGTDVLDLWTLMQSENQNFSSYLLDGLHLSEKGSSFLETHLWPLLEKRTGNLPMIFPHWSDIDHRNSQASLLL, encoded by the exons GGTTCCTTTGAGAATGGAGGATGGGGTGCTGCAATTGCAAACAGACTTGTTAG GAAGTGTGATGTGCTGAATCGTGGTCTGTCAGGATACAATACAAAATGGGCCCTAACTGTTCTTCCAAAGATTATTACTCGGCCTACTGACAAAGGGATTATTGCCGCTGTTGTTGTCTTTTTTGGAGCAAACGACTCTGCTTTGAAAG ATGTCAACCCAGCCCAGCACATTCCTCTACCTGaatatgctgaaaatctgaaacataTAATCCAGTACCTGAAATCTATCGGCATTTGTGAAGACAAGGTGATCATGATAACACCGCCTCCGCTGGATGTATCGGCCTGGGAAAAGACATGCATTGCCAAGG GTAATAAATTGGACAGATGTAATTCCGTAACCAAGGAGTACACGCAGGTCTGTGTCAGGGTAGCAACAGaatgtggaactgatgtgcttgATCTCTGGACTTTGATGCAAAGTGAGAATCAG AATTTTTCCTCCTACCTTTTGGATGGGCTACATTTATCAGAGAAAGGGAGTTCGTTTCTGGAAACACATTTGTGGCCTCTGCTTGAAAAGAGAACAGGAAATCTGCCAATGATTTTCCCACACTGGAGCGATATAGATCACCGAAACAGCCAAGCCAGTCTATTGCTGTAA